One Pseudomonas muyukensis DNA segment encodes these proteins:
- a CDS encoding sulfate ABC transporter substrate-binding protein, whose translation MKKLLSASLLTAGLALGNLAQAAPTLLNVSYDVMRDFYKDYNPAFQKHWQAEHNEKVNVQMSFGGSSKQARAVIDGLPADVITMNMATDINALVDNGKLVPDNWVTRLPNNSAPFTSATVFIVRKGNPKALKDWPDLLKDGVQVIVPNPKTSGNGRYTYLSAWGYVLKQGGDEAKARDFVGKLFKQAPVLDTGGRAATTTFMTNQIGDVLVTFENEAEMIAREFGRDQFEVVYPSVSAEAEPPVSVVDKVVARKGTQAVAEEYLKYLWSPAAQEIAANNYLRPRDATVLAKYTDRFPKVDFLSVEKTFGDWRTVQKTHFNDGGVFDQIYTDK comes from the coding sequence GTGAAAAAACTGTTAAGTGCCTCGCTCCTGACCGCCGGCCTTGCCCTGGGCAACCTCGCCCAAGCCGCGCCCACCCTACTCAACGTCTCTTACGACGTGATGCGCGACTTCTACAAGGACTACAACCCGGCGTTCCAGAAACACTGGCAAGCCGAGCACAACGAGAAGGTCAACGTGCAGATGTCCTTCGGCGGTTCGAGCAAGCAGGCCCGCGCGGTGATCGATGGCCTGCCGGCCGATGTCATCACCATGAACATGGCCACCGACATCAACGCCCTGGTCGACAACGGCAAGCTGGTGCCGGACAACTGGGTCACGCGCCTGCCGAACAACAGCGCGCCGTTCACCTCGGCCACCGTGTTCATCGTGCGCAAGGGCAACCCCAAGGCGCTGAAGGACTGGCCCGACCTGCTCAAGGACGGCGTGCAGGTGATCGTGCCCAACCCAAAGACCTCGGGCAACGGCCGCTACACCTACCTCTCGGCCTGGGGCTACGTGCTCAAGCAGGGCGGTGACGAGGCCAAGGCCCGCGACTTCGTCGGCAAGCTGTTCAAGCAGGCGCCGGTGCTCGACACCGGTGGCCGCGCCGCCACCACCACCTTCATGACCAACCAGATCGGCGATGTGCTGGTCACCTTCGAGAACGAAGCCGAGATGATCGCCCGCGAGTTCGGCCGCGACCAGTTCGAGGTGGTCTACCCGAGCGTGTCGGCCGAGGCCGAGCCGCCGGTGAGCGTGGTCGACAAGGTGGTGGCCAGGAAAGGCACCCAGGCTGTGGCCGAGGAATACCTGAAGTACCTGTGGTCGCCAGCGGCCCAGGAAATTGCCGCCAACAACTACCTGCGCCCGCGTGACGCGACGGTGTTGGCCAAGTACACCGACCGCTTCCCGAAAGTGGATTTCCTCTCGGTGGAAAAAACCTTCGGTGACTGGCGCACCGTGCAGAAGACCCACTTCAACGACGGCGGCGTGTTCGACCAGATCTACACCGACAAGTAA